CATTCAGTTCGTCCTTCAGACGCTTGCGGCCCGCTTCGCTCACTTCGACGTGCGCCACGCGATAGTCCGACTTCAGCAGGTTGCTCGACAGACGGAAGCCCATTTTTCCGCCGGCACCGATCAGTGCGATTTTCTCTTTCATCGTGTTCTCTCCTTGCAGGGATACGAGATGTTCAGGAATGTCCATGGATGTTCAGCTGGCGCGCGGATCGAGCGCGACGGCTGCGTGTTCGTCCTGTTCGCGCGTGCGGCGCTCGCTGCAGAACGCGAAGGCGAGCACGGCGCTCAGCAGCATGAAGATGCCGACGACGAACATCGCCGCGTGATACGAGCCCGTCGCGTCCTTCAGTGCGCCCGTCACGTACGGAGCGACGAAGCCCGCCAGATTGCCGACCGTGTTGATCAGCGCGATGCCGGCGGCTGCCGCTGCTCCCGACAGAAAGCGCGCGGGCAGCGCCCAGAAATTCGGCAGCGCGGAGAAGATCGCGCAGGCGGTGATCGTGATGACGGCGATGCTCGTCGACGGCGACTTCATGAAGAGCGCGAGCGGAATGCTCAGCGCGCCGACCAGCGCGGGAATACCGATGTGCCAGGCGCGCACGCCATGCTTCGTCGCGTTACGGCTCCACAGGAACAGCACGATTGCGGCGGGCAGATACGGAATCGCCGTGATGATCCCTTTCTGGAACACGTTGAAGTGCGAGCCGAACTGCGTCTCAAAGCCGCCGATGATGGTCGGCAGGAAGAACGCGAGCGCGTACAGGCCGTAGATCAGGCCGAAGTACATCAGCGAGAACATCCAGACGCGGCCGCTCGTCATCGCAGCGCTCGCGCGATGCCGATGCTGCGCGCCGTTCGCGCCGCGCTGACGCTGCTCGGCTTCGAGTTCGGCCGTGAGCCATTGCTGCTCGGCGGATGTGAGCCAACGAGCCTGCGAAGGCCGATCGCTCAGATAGAACCACGCGACGATGCCGATCACGATCGCGGGCACGGCGACGCCGAGGAACATCACACGCCATCCGGCAAGACCAAACAGCCCATGCGCTTCAATCAGCAATGCGGCGAACGGCGCGCCGATCACGATCGTCAGCGGCTGCGCGAGATAGAAAAGCGCGAGGATGTGATTGCGATGGCGCTGCGGCACCCACATGCTCAGAAACAGGATCGCGCCAGGAAAGAAGCCCGCTTCGGCGACGCCGAGCGCGAAGCGCAGCCCGTACAGCCCCGGCACGCTGCTGACCCAGGTAAAGAGCAGCGCGACGATGCCCCACGTCACCATGATCCGCGCGAGCC
This Paraburkholderia sabiae DNA region includes the following protein-coding sequences:
- a CDS encoding MFS transporter, encoding MQTAPHADKANPSELERSTIRKVSLRLVPFVALMFFINFLDRTAISFAGPNGMTKDLGLDAAQFGFAAGVFFIGYIFLEVPSNLALHKFGARRWLARIMVTWGIVALLFTWVSSVPGLYGLRFALGVAEAGFFPGAILFLSMWVPQRHRNHILALFYLAQPLTIVIGAPFAALLIEAHGLFGLAGWRVMFLGVAVPAIVIGIVAWFYLSDRPSQARWLTSAEQQWLTAELEAEQRQRGANGAQHRHRASAAMTSGRVWMFSLMYFGLIYGLYALAFFLPTIIGGFETQFGSHFNVFQKGIITAIPYLPAAIVLFLWSRNATKHGVRAWHIGIPALVGALSIPLALFMKSPSTSIAVITITACAIFSALPNFWALPARFLSGAAAAAGIALINTVGNLAGFVAPYVTGALKDATGSYHAAMFVVGIFMLLSAVLAFAFCSERRTREQDEHAAVALDPRAS